The DNA region AAGCCTCGTCGGCGAGCTTCTTGCGCCGCTGGATGTCCTGCGTCGACAGCATGTTCTTCTCGTGCAGTTCCAGGAGATCGCCGATATGGCGCTGGGCGGCAGCGCCGATGCCGGCCATGGTCTCTTCCGCGGCGGTGTCGACCTGGCTGCCGAGCGTATTGATCCGGTGGGCGACCTCCTGCTGGGCGGCGGTCTTCAGCGAATCCTCCAGCGCCTTGTAGAGCACGATGCGCTGCTCGGTATCGATGGTCAGCTTGTTGATCAGCGTGTTCTGCGCGGCAATCTGGTTGTTGAGGCTGTCGACGAAGGTCTGGAACATCGAGGTATAGCGTTCCAGCGTCTGGCTTTCGGCCAGGAGCTCCTGTTCGCGGGCCTGGGCCTGATTGTATTCGGTGGCGAGCCTCGAACGTTCGGCTTCGAGATCGGTGCGCTCACCGGTATCGGTGGACGCGGCGATCTTGTTTTCGATGTCGAGCAGCGCCGGGTTGAGCTGTTCGATGCGCTTCTGGGTTTCCTCCAGATTGGCGATCGTCTGCTTGCGCCGCTCGATCACCTGGATGAGGCTCGCCTCGGAGCTCTTGTAGCGCTCGTCGAGAACCGATTTCTGCTCCTTCAGGATGCCGACAATGCTGTCGGATTTGGCGAGCAGTTCCTGCAGATTGCCGGCGAGCGACATGTTGCGCACGCGCTCGGTGCGCATCCGCTGCGCCTTCTGCTTCGAAAAGATGCCGATGAATTTTTCCATGCCGGAAAAGCTCTTCATGCTCTCGAATTCGGAGCCGAAGACATTGGTCGCGTCCTCCAGCCCGATGATCAGGTCGGCGATATTCGCCTCCATCACCTTCTGCTGGTTGAGGACATCGGAAATCCGGGCATTCTCGATATCGAAGTTAGGGTCGGTGAGCTTGCTGTCGCTCTTGGCCAGCGTGTCGAGAACGCTGCCCGACTGTTCGATCTTGCCGCGCATCTCGGCCACGATCTGCCGTGTCTTCTCGATGTCGCTGTCGAAGGATTGCAAAGTCGCCATGTCGTCCCCTGTCTCTCCTGCCGGCGATCGCCGACCTCTCCACTGCCAGCATAGCGGGATTCTCACCCGGCGGAAGCGATGCTTCGCACAATGCGCCCGCTCATTCGATATGGATGGCGCGCCGGGCAACACAAGGGGCTATGGCAGAGAAATGCGACAGCCGTTCCGTGGCTGTCGCAATCCAGGGGCGAACCGCAGCCTTTACTGGCCGCCGGCGGCCGGGTCCTTGAGATAGGCGATGATGTTGGCGAGATCATCGTCCTTTTTCACGCCAGCAAAGGCCATCTTTGTGCCCTTGACCACCGCCTTGGGAGCCTTGAGATATTCCGTCAGCAGAGCCTCGTCCCACACTTTGCCCTGGCCGAATTCGGTCATGGCGGTGGAGTATTTGTAATCGGCGATCGAGGCCACCGGACGACCGACGACGCCCTGCAGCGTTGGGCCGACCTTGTTCTTGGCTTCGGTCGCGATGTGACAGGCGGAACAGACCTTGAAGGCCTTGGCGCCGGCGACCGGGTCGCCCTCGGCCAGCGCCGGGAGCGGGAGGGCAAGCGAGGACAAAAGCATGAGCATGGAAGACGTCTTCATCGGGACTCCTCTTGAACCTATTCGAAAAGCGCCTGAGGCGCCGCCCATCAAGATACCCGTTCGCACGACAGGGCAACGGCGCGCATTGACGCGCCTCAGGAGAGCGACGTTTTTTTAACATTCGCGACATGGTCGTCGTATTGCGACGTATCATGGGCATGGAGGTCGCAAACGGGGGGCATGCCGCGGCGCAAACGCACGGGCATCCTTGCAATTCTTCGGTATTGATTGTTGACTTGGGAACTTAATTAAAAAACGGGAGCCTATAATGCATAATTTCCTCGCCTGTCGCCGCACCCTCGTTGCCACCGTTTCGCTGCTGGCACTCTCCGCCATGCCGCTCGCGGCCGCAGAAGCCGAGAGCTGCTCCACGGTTCGCTTCTCCGACGTCGGCTGGACCGACATCACGGCGACGACGGCCACCGCCTCTGTCATCCTGAAAGCGCTCGGCTACGAGCCGACCACCACGGTGCTCTCCGTTCCGGTCACCTATTCCTCTCTGAAAAACAAGGACATCGATGTCTTCCTCGGCAACTGGATGCCGACCATGGAAGGTGACCTTGCTCCCTATCGCGACGACAAGTCGGTCGAAATCTTCGGCCCGAACCTTGAAGGCGCGAAATACACGCTCGCCACCAATGCCAAGGGCGCCGAACTCGGCATCAAGGATTTTGCCGATATCGCCAAGAACGCCGATGCGCTGGGCGGCAAGATCTACGGCATCGAGCCGGGCAATGACGGCAACCGCCTGATCCTCGACATGATCGACGCCAACAAGTTCGACCTCGGCAAGTTTGAAGTGGTCGAATCCTCCGAACAGGGCATGCTGGCCCAGGTGGCCCGTGCCGAAAAGGATGGCGAACCGGTCGTCTTCCTCGGCTGGGAACCGCATCCGATGAACGCCAACTTCAAGCTGACCTATCTCTCGGGCGGCGATGATGTCTTCGGACCGAACTTCGGCGGCGCCACCATCTTCACCAACACCCGGGCCGGCTACACCACCGAATGCCCGAATGTCGGCAAGTTCGTCACCAACCTCAAGTTCTCGCTCCAGATGGAAAACGAGATCATGGGCAAGATCCTCAATGACGGCGCCGACGCCGAAGCCGCAGCGACCGACTGGCTGAAAGCCAACCCGGCCGTGATCGACCCCTGGCTTGCCGGCGTCACCACCAAAGACGGCGCCGAAGGCCTCCCGGCAGTGAAGGCGGCCCTCGGCCTCTGACCGCAGTCCGTCGACTAGGGAACCGCGCGAAAGGAGGGGGAGCCTTTCGCGCGGTCTCCAGGCAATACAATTGAGCCTGCTCGGGGACATCCATGAATTTTCTGACCGACTACAAGTTGCCCATCGGGGCTCTCTCGAAGAGTTTTGTCGACTGGTTGACCACCAATCTCGACGTGCTGTTCGATCTGATCGCCACCATCCTCAGCGCCTCGATCAATGCGATGCTGTTCGTCCTGCAGGGCCCGTTCCTGAAAGCGACCGCGCTTGAGCCCTTTTATCCGCTCTTGATGATCGCGCTGTTTTCGCTCTTTGCCTGGTTCATGCGCCGGTCGATCGGCGTTGTGATCTTCACTTTCCTCGGCCTGCTTCTGATCTACAACCAGGGCTATTGGAAGGAGACCATGGAGACGCTGGCGCTGGTATTGGCCGCAGCCGGTGTATCGATGGTGATCGGCGTTCCCGTCGGCATCGCCTGCGCCCGCCGTCCCTGGCTCTACACGGCTGTGCGCCCCGTACTCGACCTCATGCAGACCATCCCCACCTTCGTCTACCTCATCCCGGCGCTCATCCTGTTTGGCCTCGGCATGGTGCCGGGTCTGATCGCGACAGTCATCTTCGCCATCCCCGCCCCGATCCGCCTCACGCGCCTCGGCATTATCTCCACCCCGCCATCCCTGGTCGAAGCCGCCGTTGCCTTCGGCGCAACGCCCTCCCAAGTGCTGCGCAAGGTGGAACTGCCCTTCGCCACGCCGCAGATCATGGCAGGCCTTACCCAGACGATCATGCTGTCGCTTTCGATGGTCGTGATCGCGGCGCTGGTTGGCGCAAGCGGCCTCGGCGTTCCCGTTGTCCGGGCGCTCAACACCGTCAACATCGCCCGTGGTTTCGAGGCAGGTCTCTGCATCGTCATCCTCGCCATCATTCTCGACCGGATCTTCCGCATCCCCGGCATGGGAGACGACGCATGAGCGACGCAGTAATCTTCGGCAATGTCGACATCGTCTTCGGGGACAATCCTCAGCGTGCCCTGGACATGGTCGACAAGGGCAAGACCCGCGACGAGATCGGCGCGGAAACCGGCCTGGTGCTCGGTGTGGCCGGCGCCTCGCTTGCGGTCCAGGAAGGTGAAATCCTCGTTCTGATGGGCCTGTCCGGCTCCGGAAAGTCCACCCTGCTGCGCGCCGTCAACGGTCTTGCGCCCGTGGTGCGCGGCAATGTCGGCGTCAAGACGGATGCCGGCTTCGTCGATCCCTACAAGGCCTCGGCCAACGTTTTGCGCGACCTGCGCATGCATACGGTGTCCATGGTTTTCCAGCAGTTCGGCCTGCTCCCCTGGCGCACGGTCGCCGAAAATGTCGGTTTCGGTCTCGAACTCGCCGGCGTGCCGGATGCCGAGCGCGAGAAGACAGTGGCCACCCAGCTTGAGCTGGTCAACCTGTCGAAATGGGCCGATCGCAAGGTGCAGGAACTGTCAGGCGGCATGCAGCAACGCGTCGGCCTTGCCCGTGCCTTTGCCACCGGCGCGCCGATCCTGTTGATGGACGAACCCTTCTCGGCGCTCGACCCGCTGATCCGCACCCGTTTGCAGGACGAATTGCTGGAGTTCCAGGCGCGCCTGAAGAAGACGATCCTCTTCGTCAGCCATGACCTCGACGAGGCCTTCCGCATCGGCAACCGCATCGCCATCATGGAAGGCGGGCGTATCATCCAGTGCGGCACGCCGCAGGAGATCGTGCAGAACCCCACCAACCAGTATGTCGCTGACTTTGTGCAGAACATGAACCCGATCAACATGCTGACGGCGGCCGACGTGATGCGCGACGGCGTAACCGGCGAACAGGGTCAAGTGACCGGCACGACGGCCCCGCGCACCCCGCTGGTCGACGTGCTCGATGCGCTGGCACGGCAACCCGGCACGATCGGCGTCGTTGACAATGGCGTCGTCATCGGCACCATCAACGCCCAGGATGTGGTGAGTGGCCTGACCAAACACCGTCGCAAGGCCTGACGCCCGGCCTGACATCCGCAAGACCAAGGGGCGGATGCCGGAGACGAGGACATGAACGACAAACCGAAGGTGATTCGTGACACCGACGACGATGCGCGCCGTCAGGCGCGCATTTTGCTGCGCGGCGCGCGCTTTGCCGCAATCGGGGTTATCGACCCGGAAACGGGTTTCCCGTCGGTCAGCCGCGTATTGCTCGGCACCGATATCGATGGCGCCGCCGTCATCCTGGTTTCCAACCTGTCGGCCCATACCACGGCACTGCTCGCCGATCCCCGTGCCTCGCTGCTCACAGGGGAACCGGCCAAGGGCGATCCGCTCGCCCATCCACGACTGACGCTGCAATGCCTGGCCGAAAGCGTCGAACGCGACAGTTCATCACACACCCGCCTGCGCTTCCGCTTTCTCGCCCGCCATCCAAAATCGCAGCTCTATATCGACTTTCCCGATTTCCGCTTTTTCCGCCTTGTTCCTGAACGGGCAAGCCTGAACGGGGGCTTCGGGCGCGCCTATCATTTGGGCAAAGAGGACTTTCTGATCCCGATTCCCACTGACAATTTTTGGGAGGATCAGCAGAGCCTCATACGAGATTTAGGGGTACGAGACCCAGACCTGGCGAGCCGGATTGCCACCAAAATTCATCACGGCCCCAGCGGAGACTGGGCTGTTTGTGGGATTGATTCGCATGGATTAGACATTAATTTCAAAGACATGCTGATTAGGCACGAATTTGTGACGCCCGTCACAGAAAAATCCAAACTCGAATTAGAGTTACCTAAATCAGAATACGCAGTACCTTAAATTTAGGCATATACAATTTTGTTGTGATCGATAAACTTGACGGCATATCTAAGGCACGGATTTTTTACGACTGCCCCTCCCCCAAGGCGCTCGACCAAGGAAAGTTGAACCGATGAAAACCAAAGCTTTGTCTGAACAATCAACCGTTGCTGCCGGCTTGCTGTCCGCCATGGCAAACCCGAAGCGTCTGATGATCCTCTGCAGCCTTGTTGAGGGTGAAGTCCCGGTTGGCGTTCTGGCGGCCCAGGTGGGCCTGAGCCAGTCGGCTCTGTCCCAGCACCTGTCCAAGCTGCGCGCGCAGAAGCTGGTGAAGACCCGCCGCGACGCCCAGACCATCTACTACTCCTCGACGTCTGAATCGGTCATCAAGATCCTTTCGACGCTGGAAAGCATCTACTGCGCACCCGTCGCGGCGAGCAAAACTGCCGCCTGATGACAGCGCTGCCAAAGCCCGCCCAATGGCCTTGGGAGGAGCCACACCTGATCTCTCGACGATCGGTGCGGTACCGTTAGGCTGTGCCACGGCAACACGACATCTGATCTTCAGAAGCCCCGGCCGCGACAGCGCCGGGGTTTTCTCATTGATGCCGAATGATCAGATCATCACGTCGCCTCCCGAGGCGCTGTCATCAAGAGCGGGGCTTTCCTGCTGCGGCTCTGCGCCCTCATCGCCGAAGACGCCCGGATCCTCCTCGTCAACGTCGGCTTCATCAAGCAAACTGCCTGATCCATGACCTTTGTTGATGCGGCCCGCGGTGGCTTGACCATGCTTCTCGCCCTGCTAACGTGACGGCGCAAACGACAGCCGCGGCGACAGAGCCGATGGCCGGGAGAATGGCCGCCCGCGACCGAAAGGGCCATGGAGAACACGATGTCGAACCGCCTCAATTCCACGCCGAACGACCTGCGCGCCTTCTGGATGCCGTTCACCGCGAACCGCCAGTACAAGAAGGAGCCGCGCCTCTTCGTCGGCGCCAAGGACATGCACTATACCACCCATGACGGCCGCCAGGTGCTCGACGGCACCGCAGGCCTCTGGTGTGTCAACGCCGGCCACTGCCGCCCGAAGATCACCGAAGCGATTCGCGAACAGGCCGGCGAACTCGATTATGCGCCGGCCTTCCAGCTCGGCCATCCCAAGGCTTTTGAACTGGCGAACCGCCTGATCGATCTCGCGCCCGACAACATGGCGCACGTGCTCTACACCAATTCCGGTTCGGAATCGGTCGAGACGGCGCTCAAGGT from Rhizobium glycinendophyticum includes:
- a CDS encoding c-type cytochrome, translating into MKTSSMLMLLSSLALPLPALAEGDPVAGAKAFKVCSACHIATEAKNKVGPTLQGVVGRPVASIADYKYSTAMTEFGQGKVWDEALLTEYLKAPKAVVKGTKMAFAGVKKDDDLANIIAYLKDPAAGGQ
- a CDS encoding choline ABC transporter substrate-binding protein — encoded protein: MPLAAAEAESCSTVRFSDVGWTDITATTATASVILKALGYEPTTTVLSVPVTYSSLKNKDIDVFLGNWMPTMEGDLAPYRDDKSVEIFGPNLEGAKYTLATNAKGAELGIKDFADIAKNADALGGKIYGIEPGNDGNRLILDMIDANKFDLGKFEVVESSEQGMLAQVARAEKDGEPVVFLGWEPHPMNANFKLTYLSGGDDVFGPNFGGATIFTNTRAGYTTECPNVGKFVTNLKFSLQMENEIMGKILNDGADAEAAATDWLKANPAVIDPWLAGVTTKDGAEGLPAVKAALGL
- the choW gene encoding choline ABC transporter permease subunit; translated protein: MNFLTDYKLPIGALSKSFVDWLTTNLDVLFDLIATILSASINAMLFVLQGPFLKATALEPFYPLLMIALFSLFAWFMRRSIGVVIFTFLGLLLIYNQGYWKETMETLALVLAAAGVSMVIGVPVGIACARRPWLYTAVRPVLDLMQTIPTFVYLIPALILFGLGMVPGLIATVIFAIPAPIRLTRLGIISTPPSLVEAAVAFGATPSQVLRKVELPFATPQIMAGLTQTIMLSLSMVVIAALVGASGLGVPVVRALNTVNIARGFEAGLCIVILAIILDRIFRIPGMGDDA
- the choV gene encoding choline ABC transporter ATP-binding protein codes for the protein MSDAVIFGNVDIVFGDNPQRALDMVDKGKTRDEIGAETGLVLGVAGASLAVQEGEILVLMGLSGSGKSTLLRAVNGLAPVVRGNVGVKTDAGFVDPYKASANVLRDLRMHTVSMVFQQFGLLPWRTVAENVGFGLELAGVPDAEREKTVATQLELVNLSKWADRKVQELSGGMQQRVGLARAFATGAPILLMDEPFSALDPLIRTRLQDELLEFQARLKKTILFVSHDLDEAFRIGNRIAIMEGGRIIQCGTPQEIVQNPTNQYVADFVQNMNPINMLTAADVMRDGVTGEQGQVTGTTAPRTPLVDVLDALARQPGTIGVVDNGVVIGTINAQDVVSGLTKHRRKA
- a CDS encoding HugZ family protein, with the translated sequence MNDKPKVIRDTDDDARRQARILLRGARFAAIGVIDPETGFPSVSRVLLGTDIDGAAVILVSNLSAHTTALLADPRASLLTGEPAKGDPLAHPRLTLQCLAESVERDSSSHTRLRFRFLARHPKSQLYIDFPDFRFFRLVPERASLNGGFGRAYHLGKEDFLIPIPTDNFWEDQQSLIRDLGVRDPDLASRIATKIHHGPSGDWAVCGIDSHGLDINFKDMLIRHEFVTPVTEKSKLELELPKSEYAVP
- a CDS encoding ArsR/SmtB family transcription factor is translated as MKTKALSEQSTVAAGLLSAMANPKRLMILCSLVEGEVPVGVLAAQVGLSQSALSQHLSKLRAQKLVKTRRDAQTIYYSSTSESVIKILSTLESIYCAPVAASKTAA